GGCGCGACGGGCGCGACGGCGTTGCAGTTCTTTGAGGGCGGTGAGCACGAGACGGGCGCCGGTTGCACTGACCGGATGGCCGAGCGCGATGGCACCGCCGTTGACGTTGAGGCGCTCGTCGGGGATCTCGCCGAGTGCGTGATCGAGACCAAGGTGTGTGCGGCAAAAATCCGAAGAGCGTGCGGCCGACTGGCAGGCGAGAACCTGAGCGGCGAACGCTTCGTTGATCTCGATGATGTCGGCGTCGGCGAGCCCGAGACCGGTGCGTTGTTCGGCACGAGCGATGGCATGAACCGGCCCTAAGCCCATGCGTGCGGGCTCGCAGCCGGCGTAGGCGTAATCGACGAGGCGGCCGAGCGGGGTGAGGCCGGTGCGCTTCAGGGCGGCTTCGCTCATGACCAGCAAGGCGACCGCGCCGTCGGTGATTTGCGAGGCGTTGCCGGCGGTCACCGTGCCGCCATGACGATCAAAGAGCGGACGAAGCTTTTGCAAGGCTTCGAGCGTCTGCGTTTCACGCACGCCGTTGTCGGTCAAAACCGCGGAGGGTTCTCGGGCGTTGCGTGGATAAATGGCAGTGATTTCGTCGGCGAGACGCGCGCGGGCGGCGGTGGCGCGTTGGTGGGACCGAAGTGCGAAATGATCCTGCGTATCGCGGGAAAGCTGCCAATCGCGGGCGAGGAGCTCGGCGGTCTGGCCCATGTTAAGACCGCACACCGGATCGGTGAGCCCGAGTTGCAGGCTGATGCGGGGAGAAAAATCGGACGGACGAAAACGGAGGAATGCCGCGAGTTTCTGCGGAAGCGTTTTGGCGCGGGAAAGGGTCGTGAATTTGCGAGAGGCGCTGTCGTTGTAGATGAGCGGATAACGGCTCATGCTCTCGGTGCCGCCGACGAGAAAGATGTCGCCTCGGCCGGCGGCGATTTTTTGGGCGGCCTGAGTGACCGCTTCGAAGCCGGAAGCGCAGTTGCGATGGACGGTGATGGCGGGAACGTGGGCGGGAATGCCGGCACGCAGGGCGAGCACGCGGCTGACGTTGGCGGCATCGATGGGCTGGCCGACACAGCCGAAGATGACCTCGTCGATGAGCGCGGGATCGAGGCCGGTTTGCGCGAGGACGGCGGAGGCGGCGGTGCGCCCGAGTTCGACGGCATCGGACGTGGCAAGGTCGCTGCCCATCT
The sequence above is a segment of the Rariglobus hedericola genome. Coding sequences within it:
- a CDS encoding acetyl-CoA C-acyltransferase encodes the protein MNAPLYIVDGARTPFCKMGSDLATSDAVELGRTAASAVLAQTGLDPALIDEVIFGCVGQPIDAANVSRVLALRAGIPAHVPAITVHRNCASGFEAVTQAAQKIAAGRGDIFLVGGTESMSRYPLIYNDSASRKFTTLSRAKTLPQKLAAFLRFRPSDFSPRISLQLGLTDPVCGLNMGQTAELLARDWQLSRDTQDHFALRSHQRATAARARLADEITAIYPRNAREPSAVLTDNGVRETQTLEALQKLRPLFDRHGGTVTAGNASQITDGAVALLVMSEAALKRTGLTPLGRLVDYAYAGCEPARMGLGPVHAIARAEQRTGLGLADADIIEINEAFAAQVLACQSAARSSDFCRTHLGLDHALGEIPDERLNVNGGAIALGHPVSATGARLVLTALKELQRRRARRALVTLCVGGGQGGALWLEAAS